Genomic window (Drosophila sulfurigaster albostrigata strain 15112-1811.04 chromosome 2R, ASM2355843v2, whole genome shotgun sequence):
CCATCTGGAAGGATTGCGCACGCAATGTTCGACAACAGCCACGCTCACACAACAGGAGATACGCTGCCTGGAGTCCAAGCTGGTGCGCTACTTCTCCGAGCTGCTGTTGACCAAAACACGGCTCAACGAACGTATACCCGCCAACGGTTTGCTGCCCCATCATCAGGCGACGGGCAGCAGTGAGTTGAGGCAATGGTTGCGTGTTGTGGGCTTGAGTCCCGAGTCGCTAGCGTCGTGTTTAAGTCGACTGACAACGCTGGAGGAGACCTTGCAGCTAAGCGACGAAGAACTGAAACAGCTGCTCGCCAATAATCCCAGTCATCAATTGGACGAGGAGATGCGTCGTCTAACCAAAGCGCTGCACAATCTACGCAAGTGCATGGAGACTATTGAGAGTTCCCCAAGTGGGAACGTGGACCCGGAGCAATGGCATTGGGACTCTTGGGATCGACCGCATGCGGCGCCAACGCATCACATGCATCATCGCGGCAGCATTGGCAACATTGGCCTGGGCGGGGCACTGAGCACATCATCGCCGCGTGCGCATCATCGACAGCATCCGCATAGCAATCTGAAGGCAACCAAGGTgacgacgcagcagcagcaacaacaacagcaacagcagccactgACTGGTTCACAGTTGACCTTAACGTTGACGCCATCGCCACCCAACTCGCCCTTTACGCCGAGCCACGCCTCCGGCACCGCCTCTGCAAGTGGCACTCCGCAGCGCACACGCAGCTCTGCCACATCAGCtggtgcaacagcagcgttaACAACTGTGGGCACGCCACCGCCTGCGAAAAAACATCAAACGCTGCTGATGCAACACACTACAAGCAGCGCCtcggacagcagcagcatcgtgGGCGGTAGCAGCAGCGGCGCAGAGCAACCGCCACGTCCGCCACGCAATCGCCTGCCCACAGATCCCAGTCCCGATAGCCACAGTTCGACCAGCTCCACGGACATCTATGTGGACTCGGTGAACAGTAGCAGCAATGTGTTGCTGGTGCCACCGTCACCGGGTGTTGCTCACGTGGGCATGGGACACACGATCAAGCATCGTTTCAGCAAATGGTTTTGCTTCATGGCCACCTGCAAGTTGTGCCAGAAACAGATGCTGAGCCATGGTCTCAGGTGCATCGATTGCAAGTACATTTGCCACAAATCCTGCGCCCCTCATGTGCCGCCATCGTGCGGCTTGCCACCGGAATATGTGCACGAGTTTCGGCAGACGCAGGTGGGCGGCCGTTGGGATGCAACGCAACTGGGTGTGGCTGGCAATAGCAAGGCGTCGCCGGTGCTGAGGAAGAACACACTGGGCAAGccacaacagttgcagcaacatcagTTGCAACAGCACGGCGACAGTAGCTCGCCCAGCTCCAGCTGCACAAGCTCCACACCTAGCAGTCCAGCACTgttccagcaacaacagcagcagcagcatcaacagttGCTGGTGTCGACGCCAACTGGCTGCCATCCGAAGCCATTGCCAGCACTgccaacacagcagcaacatccacaacaacaacagcagccgcataGTCAATTCAACTTCCCCAACGTGACCATCACGAGCAGCAATGCGTGCAACAGCAATGCGAGCAATGCTTCACAAACGCTTATCTCCAATGAGACGACAGCGgtgggtgttgttgttgccagcgaATCACTGaccaatggcaacaacaatactaACAGCGCTCACAATgcgaacagcaacagcagcaaccacagtggtaacaacagtagcagcag
Coding sequences:
- the LOC133836211 gene encoding kinase suppressor of Ras 2, with amino-acid sequence MSSSAAAAQLTASSVSSSSSNNNSTTTTSESNLIIIQDMIELSANHLEGLRTQCSTTATLTQQEIRCLESKLVRYFSELLLTKTRLNERIPANGLLPHHQATGSSELRQWLRVVGLSPESLASCLSRLTTLEETLQLSDEELKQLLANNPSHQLDEEMRRLTKALHNLRKCMETIESSPSGNVDPEQWHWDSWDRPHAAPTHHMHHRGSIGNIGLGGALSTSSPRAHHRQHPHSNLKATKVTTQQQQQQQQQQPLTGSQLTLTLTPSPPNSPFTPSHASGTASASGTPQRTRSSATSAGATAALTTVGTPPPAKKHQTLLMQHTTSSASDSSSIVGGSSSGAEQPPRPPRNRLPTDPSPDSHSSTSSTDIYVDSVNSSSNVLLVPPSPGVAHVGMGHTIKHRFSKWFCFMATCKLCQKQMLSHGLRCIDCKYICHKSCAPHVPPSCGLPPEYVHEFRQTQVGGRWDATQLGVAGNSKASPVLRKNTLGKPQQLQQHQLQQHGDSSSPSSSCTSSTPSSPALFQQQQQQQHQQLLVSTPTGCHPKPLPALPTQQQHPQQQQQPHSQFNFPNVTITSSNACNSNASNASQTLISNETTAVGVVVASESLTNGNNNTNSAHNANSNSSNHSGNNSSSSNSHSHGNSNNNSNSNSCSNNSSSSNNGHIHSLTGSQVSTHSTVSQVSNVSSSGSATYTGSLVNSGSFFPRKLSNAGVDKRIPFTSEYSDTHKSNDSDKTVSLSGSASTDSDRTPVRLDSTEDGDSGQWRQNSISLKEWDIPYGDLHLLERIGQGRFGTVHRALWHGDVAVKLLNEDYLQDEHMLDSFRNEVTNFKKTRHENLVLFMGACMNPPHLAIVTSLCKGNTLYTYIHQRREKFAMNRTLLIAQQIAQGMGYLHARDIIHKDLRTKNIFIENGKVIITDFGLFSSTKLLYCDMGLGVPQNWLCYLAPELIRALQPSKPRGECLEFTCYSDVFSFGTVWYELICGEFTFKDQPAESVIWQVGRGMKQSLANLQSGRDVKDLLMLCWAYDKEQRPDFARLLSMLEHLPKKRLARSPSHPVNLSRSAESVF